A genomic region of Myxococcaceae bacterium JPH2 contains the following coding sequences:
- a CDS encoding HEAT repeat domain-containing protein — MAPPQKVTEASTEPEQSPDVREKVELARTFAFHLLKGIKQIGMYRHNEARFPEFLAKALESISAYTEKFGPLSLKVEQQNLMLHNESLFTEDTPLPYKFFRDGIRQLIFRPGLAIDELVTLTLIALSEPERGADDVLAQLWRAGMQNVEYVVVEGFSMENASEEEVQVEVDKVVGYLYARLQTNSDDFLRFARVSAEDLDAKLEGVEQLRGLVVGGRHATDELKASLQREISEEETARLFPKLVGAVFQVVEGGVDDASLIEEIFVQLLDMMLLQDDFATVNQIVLKLRALSQRDGGAGLGRLMETFLVKMGEEQRLMRLGESLKQARPKNPMDVTRYLQALGIEAVIPLLTVLETIEIPENRILLCDVLAGFARDMPEPFVARLLSDRPQTVRDMVYILEKSNHPERLKMFAQVLKSPNLVVKLEVLNIIGRGRTGESRRVIAEALQDPVSQVRMLAAKLLPEFDRDKAFVDLIRLVRDPGFDKKVPDEKMAVYTAIGTTGTPAALSMMQQLLTVKPSLLNKRRVMDDKLLAIAALGGACSIQSYKILQGVVEDRTQPVEVLTAARKAMYQTRKTLFGDSALPEEA; from the coding sequence ATGGCCCCGCCCCAGAAAGTCACGGAAGCGAGCACGGAACCGGAGCAGTCGCCGGACGTGCGCGAGAAGGTGGAACTGGCGCGCACGTTCGCGTTCCATCTGCTCAAGGGCATCAAGCAGATCGGCATGTACCGCCACAACGAGGCGCGCTTCCCGGAGTTCCTCGCCAAGGCGCTCGAGTCCATCAGCGCGTACACCGAGAAGTTCGGCCCCCTGTCGCTGAAGGTGGAGCAGCAGAACCTCATGCTCCACAACGAGTCGCTGTTCACCGAAGACACGCCGCTCCCCTACAAGTTCTTCCGCGACGGCATCCGCCAGCTCATCTTCCGGCCCGGGCTGGCCATCGACGAGCTGGTGACGCTGACGCTCATCGCCCTGTCCGAGCCCGAGCGCGGCGCGGACGACGTGCTGGCGCAGCTGTGGCGCGCCGGCATGCAGAACGTCGAGTACGTGGTGGTCGAAGGCTTCTCCATGGAGAACGCCTCCGAGGAGGAAGTGCAGGTCGAGGTGGACAAGGTGGTGGGCTACCTCTACGCGCGCCTCCAGACGAACTCGGATGACTTCCTGCGCTTCGCGCGCGTGTCCGCGGAGGACCTGGACGCCAAGCTGGAAGGCGTGGAGCAGCTGCGCGGCCTGGTGGTTGGCGGACGCCACGCCACGGACGAGCTGAAGGCCTCGCTCCAGCGGGAGATCTCCGAGGAGGAGACGGCGCGGCTGTTCCCCAAGCTGGTGGGCGCGGTGTTCCAGGTCGTCGAAGGCGGCGTGGATGACGCCTCCCTCATCGAGGAGATCTTCGTCCAGCTGCTCGACATGATGTTGCTCCAGGACGACTTCGCCACCGTCAATCAGATCGTCCTCAAGCTGCGCGCGCTGTCGCAGCGCGATGGCGGCGCGGGCCTGGGCCGGCTGATGGAGACGTTCCTCGTGAAGATGGGCGAGGAGCAGCGCCTCATGCGCCTGGGCGAGTCACTCAAGCAGGCGCGCCCGAAGAACCCGATGGACGTGACGCGCTATCTCCAGGCGCTCGGCATCGAGGCGGTGATTCCGCTGCTCACCGTGCTGGAGACCATCGAGATCCCGGAGAACCGCATCCTGCTGTGCGACGTGCTCGCGGGCTTCGCTCGGGACATGCCGGAGCCCTTCGTGGCGCGGCTGCTGTCAGACCGGCCGCAGACCGTGCGCGACATGGTCTACATCCTGGAGAAGAGCAACCACCCCGAGCGGCTGAAGATGTTCGCGCAGGTGCTCAAGAGCCCCAACCTGGTGGTGAAGCTGGAGGTGCTCAACATCATCGGGCGCGGGCGCACGGGCGAGTCCCGCCGGGTCATCGCGGAGGCGCTCCAGGACCCCGTCTCGCAGGTGCGCATGCTGGCCGCGAAGCTCCTGCCCGAGTTCGACCGGGACAAGGCCTTCGTCGATTTGATCCGGTTGGTGCGCGACCCCGGCTTCGACAAGAAGGTCCCCGACGAGAAGATGGCGGTCTACACGGCCATCGGCACCACGGGCACGCCGGCCGCGCTGTCGATGATGCAGCAGTTGCTCACGGTGAAGCCCTCGCTGCTCAACAAGCGGCGGGTGATGGACGACAAGCTGTTGGCCATCGCGGCCCTGGGCGGAGCGTGCTCCATCCAGTCGTACAAGATCCTGCAAGGCGTGGTGGAGGACCGCACGCAACCCGTGGAGGTCCTCACCGCGGCGCGCAAGGCGATGTATCAAACGCGCAAGACGCTGTTCGGCGACTCGGCGCTCCCAGAGGAGGCGTGA
- a CDS encoding oligopeptide transporter, OPT family yields MAHGSQQVAEDRDPIAPSSAPHVHTPYVASTESPAELTARGLILGSVLGIVFAASSVYLAIKVGLTVSASIPVAVLSIAIFRVLGRSSILENTIVQTTGSAGESLAFGVAAALPALLLLGYDINLTHAFLTAALGGILGVLMMIPLRQGLIVQEHGKLTYPEGTASADVLIVGEKGGTNARTVIVGFLLGGIYKFAYAGMKLWKEVILTPIQGLKSATLAAEVSPELLGVGYIIGPRVAAVTFAGGVLSYLILIPMISFFGGMLDTPLLVHNGKLIRDMSPDQIRNAYVLYIGAGAVATGGLISLIRSMPTIAGAFKRSVQTLMESRNQGMQPQVLRTEQDLPITVVIVGSLLLVLAIWLAPPLHVNFISAILIVIFGFFFVTVSARITGEIGSSSNPISGMVVATLLVTCLVYLLFGWTSSPDRFMALTTAAIVGIAASNGGTTAQDLKTAYLVGGTPKKQQIALFVGVITSAMFIGLVLVLLNQGATTIIPESHPNVQVSELTDEVRTQHTFKWDAARATLTERGLDDAHLRRALWAQGYELSPVDAGPMQVRSWRPVTAEQLAAITVTPANGQAVKLSDLGAVTSAGEQNYKVGFVRGADTPVPAGKYLVDGSGTIQYLVDPGIGGRITEYEGQQLTRYSAPKAQLFSLIIDGILTRKLPWDLVLLGVFIALMLELCGVSALPFAVGVYLPISSTTPLFVGGMVRYLVDRIRGGSAAESEFSPGTLMSSGYIAGGSIAGVLIAILEIASDGAWTRAINLPALLGTNGALGRFLNAVGESDSASPLWSNVWGLGIFAAITVFLLRSAIKGPSGAEAPPTGK; encoded by the coding sequence TTGGCCCACGGTTCACAACAGGTCGCAGAAGATCGCGACCCCATTGCCCCGAGTTCCGCCCCGCACGTGCACACGCCCTACGTCGCTTCGACCGAATCGCCGGCAGAGCTGACGGCGCGGGGCCTGATTCTCGGCTCGGTCCTGGGCATCGTCTTCGCGGCGTCGTCCGTGTACCTGGCCATCAAGGTGGGCCTCACGGTGTCGGCGTCCATCCCGGTGGCGGTGCTCTCCATCGCCATCTTCCGCGTTCTGGGGCGCTCCAGCATCCTGGAGAACACCATCGTCCAGACGACGGGCTCGGCTGGTGAGTCGCTGGCCTTCGGAGTTGCCGCGGCCCTGCCCGCCCTGCTGCTGCTGGGCTACGACATCAACCTGACGCACGCGTTCCTGACGGCGGCCCTGGGCGGCATCCTCGGCGTGCTGATGATGATCCCCCTGCGCCAGGGCCTCATCGTCCAGGAGCACGGCAAGCTCACCTATCCGGAGGGCACCGCCAGCGCGGACGTGCTCATCGTCGGTGAGAAGGGCGGCACCAACGCCCGCACGGTCATCGTCGGCTTCCTGTTGGGCGGCATCTACAAGTTCGCCTACGCCGGCATGAAGCTCTGGAAGGAAGTCATCCTCACGCCCATCCAGGGCCTCAAGAGCGCCACCCTGGCCGCCGAGGTGAGCCCGGAGCTGCTCGGCGTGGGCTACATCATCGGGCCGCGCGTGGCCGCCGTGACGTTCGCGGGCGGCGTGCTCAGCTACCTCATCCTCATCCCGATGATCTCGTTCTTCGGCGGCATGCTGGACACGCCGCTGCTCGTGCACAACGGCAAGCTCATCCGGGACATGTCGCCGGATCAGATTCGCAACGCCTACGTGCTCTACATCGGCGCGGGCGCGGTGGCGACCGGCGGTCTCATCAGCCTCATCCGCTCCATGCCCACCATCGCGGGGGCCTTCAAGCGCAGCGTCCAGACGCTGATGGAGTCGCGCAACCAGGGCATGCAGCCCCAGGTGCTGCGCACCGAGCAGGACCTGCCCATCACCGTCGTCATCGTCGGCAGCCTGCTGCTGGTGCTCGCCATCTGGCTGGCGCCGCCGCTGCACGTCAACTTCATCTCCGCCATCCTCATCGTCATCTTCGGCTTCTTCTTCGTGACGGTGAGCGCGCGAATCACGGGTGAGATTGGCAGCTCGTCCAACCCCATCTCCGGCATGGTGGTGGCCACGCTGCTCGTCACCTGCCTCGTGTACCTGCTGTTCGGCTGGACCTCGTCGCCCGACCGCTTCATGGCGCTGACGACGGCGGCCATCGTGGGCATCGCGGCCTCCAACGGCGGCACCACCGCGCAGGACCTCAAGACGGCCTACCTCGTGGGCGGCACGCCCAAGAAGCAGCAGATCGCCCTCTTCGTGGGCGTCATCACCAGCGCCATGTTCATCGGCCTCGTGCTGGTGCTGCTCAACCAGGGCGCCACCACCATCATCCCCGAGTCGCACCCCAATGTGCAGGTGAGCGAGCTGACGGACGAGGTCCGCACGCAGCACACCTTCAAGTGGGACGCGGCCCGCGCCACGCTCACGGAGCGCGGTCTGGATGACGCCCACCTGCGCCGCGCGCTCTGGGCCCAGGGCTATGAGCTGAGCCCGGTGGACGCCGGCCCGATGCAGGTGCGCAGCTGGCGCCCGGTCACGGCCGAGCAGCTCGCGGCCATCACCGTGACGCCCGCGAACGGCCAGGCGGTGAAGCTGTCCGACCTGGGTGCCGTCACCTCGGCGGGGGAGCAGAACTACAAGGTCGGCTTCGTGCGCGGCGCGGACACCCCCGTGCCCGCCGGCAAGTACCTGGTCGACGGCTCCGGCACCATCCAGTACCTCGTGGATCCGGGCATCGGCGGTCGCATCACCGAGTACGAGGGCCAGCAGCTCACCCGCTACTCGGCCCCGAAGGCGCAGCTCTTCAGCCTCATCATCGACGGCATCCTCACCCGCAAGCTGCCGTGGGACCTGGTGCTCCTGGGCGTCTTCATCGCGCTGATGCTGGAGCTGTGCGGCGTGTCCGCCCTGCCCTTCGCCGTGGGCGTGTACCTGCCCATCAGCAGCACCACCCCGCTCTTCGTGGGCGGCATGGTGCGCTACCTCGTGGACCGCATCCGCGGAGGCTCGGCCGCCGAGTCCGAGTTCTCGCCGGGCACCCTGATGTCCTCTGGATACATCGCCGGCGGCTCCATCGCGGGCGTGCTCATCGCCATCCTGGAGATCGCCAGCGACGGGGCCTGGACGCGCGCCATCAACCTCCCCGCCCTGCTCGGCACGAACGGCGCGTTGGGCCGCTTCCTGAACGCGGTGGGCGAGAGCGACTCCGCGTCCCCGCTCTGGTCCAACGTGTGGGGCCTGGGCATCTTCGCGGCCATCACGGTGTTCCTGCTGCGCTCGGCCATCAAGGGCCCGAGCGGCGCAGAGGCCCCGCCCACCGGCAAGTAG
- a CDS encoding RNA polymerase subunit sigma-70, with protein KSWSLVKLGTTQAQRKLFFSLARTRRELEKFGNGDAVVNVEEIARRLHVKPGEVREMEQRMGGRDLSLDAPMGEDGGNSHVDFVVSAAASQDDEFADKEEAGLIHARVRTALMRLDPRERFIIEQRVMNERPMTLKELGEHFGFSRERARQLEIRAKDKLKAELAALMAEVDPEAIAAQG; from the coding sequence CAAGAGCTGGTCCCTGGTGAAACTCGGCACGACCCAAGCCCAGCGCAAGCTGTTCTTCAGCCTGGCGCGCACGCGCCGCGAGCTGGAGAAGTTCGGCAACGGCGACGCCGTGGTCAACGTGGAAGAGATTGCCCGGCGGCTGCACGTGAAGCCCGGCGAGGTTCGTGAAATGGAGCAGCGCATGGGCGGCAGGGACTTGTCACTCGATGCGCCCATGGGCGAGGACGGCGGCAACAGCCACGTGGACTTCGTGGTCAGCGCCGCCGCATCCCAGGACGACGAGTTCGCGGACAAGGAAGAGGCGGGCCTCATCCATGCCCGCGTCCGCACCGCCCTCATGCGCTTGGATCCCCGTGAGCGCTTCATCATCGAGCAGCGCGTCATGAACGAGCGCCCCATGACGCTCAAGGAGCTGGGCGAGCACTTCGGCTTCTCCCGCGAGCGCGCGAGGCAGTTGGAGATCCGCGCCAAGGACAAGCTCAAGGCGGAGCTGGCCGCCCTGATGGCCGAGGTCGACCCCGAGGCCATCGCCGCCCAAGGCTGA